The following are from one region of the Actinopolyspora halophila DSM 43834 genome:
- a CDS encoding YdeI/OmpD-associated family protein produces the protein MTTENEPVLEFASGEQWREWLATNHDDSSGVWLRIAKKNAETTSVSYAQALDEALCFGWIDAVKRSYDDSSWLQRFTPRKSRSKWSRINRDNAERLVEEGRMREPGHREVDRAKQDGRWQAAYEPQRTATVPEDLRRELDANPTAKEFFDGLDSQNRYAILHRVADAKHAETRARRISRFVAMLAEHRKLH, from the coding sequence ATGACGACGGAGAACGAGCCGGTGCTCGAATTCGCCTCCGGCGAGCAGTGGCGGGAGTGGTTGGCGACCAACCACGACGACTCCTCGGGGGTGTGGCTGCGCATCGCGAAGAAGAACGCGGAGACGACCTCCGTCTCCTACGCACAAGCCCTGGACGAGGCGCTGTGCTTCGGCTGGATCGACGCCGTCAAACGCTCCTACGACGACAGCTCCTGGTTGCAGCGCTTCACCCCGCGCAAGTCCCGAAGCAAGTGGTCGCGGATCAACCGGGACAACGCCGAGCGCCTCGTCGAGGAGGGGCGGATGCGCGAGCCCGGCCACCGCGAGGTCGACAGGGCCAAGCAGGACGGCAGGTGGCAGGCCGCCTACGAGCCGCAGCGCACGGCCACGGTTCCCGAGGACCTGCGGCGCGAGCTGGACGCCAACCCGACGGCCAAGGAGTTCTTCGACGGCCTCGACAGCCAGAACCGCTACGCGATCCTGCACCGGGTGGCCGACGCCAAGCACGCCGAGACCCGTGCTCGCCGGATCTCGCGGTTCGTCGCCATGCTGGCCGAGCACCGCAAGTTGCACTGA
- a CDS encoding DUF397 domain-containing protein, whose protein sequence is MTNTELLDVDSLHWRRSSRSSDQGGNCVEVATVPEEATWRKSTRSGDTGGNCVEVAYPTRGVAARDSKDPDGAVLAFDRPHWNSFLEAVRRGALEHG, encoded by the coding sequence ATGACGAACACTGAGTTACTCGATGTGGATTCATTGCATTGGCGTAGGTCGAGCCGAAGCTCGGACCAGGGAGGAAACTGCGTCGAAGTGGCGACCGTCCCGGAAGAGGCCACCTGGCGTAAAAGCACTCGCAGCGGCGATACCGGCGGCAACTGCGTCGAGGTGGCCTACCCGACCAGGGGGGTCGCCGCGCGAGACTCGAAGGATCCCGACGGAGCCGTACTGGCGTTCGACCGCCCGCACTGGAACAGCTTCCTGGAGGCCGTGCGGCGGGGAGCGCTGGAGCACGGCTGA
- a CDS encoding helix-turn-helix domain-containing protein, which translates to MTETSSPTVWRRWLAFELVRLRRENGLEQKDVAKALRCTKAKVSYIETAERPVVIRDLEEVLLSLYGVPEERWSTYLEAARNSRRKGWWESYDSEALPDWFSPFVGLEQGASQIRTYEAQLIPGLLQTSDYANALLRRSTMERSEHEREASARFRMTRQSVFDRESPPRLWAVLDEAVLRRLVGSRETMRFQLERLASATHDPKITVQVLPFTTGAHPGMTGPFTMLGFPWEHDPGVVFLEYRSGALYLEEAHAIESHTVAFEHLCALALSPDESVDMIRTIAKEFSDDEH; encoded by the coding sequence GTGACGGAGACATCGAGCCCGACCGTGTGGCGACGGTGGCTGGCCTTCGAGCTGGTCCGACTCCGCAGAGAGAACGGTCTCGAACAGAAGGACGTGGCCAAGGCGCTACGCTGCACCAAGGCGAAGGTCTCCTACATCGAGACCGCCGAACGTCCCGTGGTCATCCGCGACCTCGAAGAGGTCTTGCTCTCGCTCTACGGAGTCCCGGAAGAACGCTGGTCGACCTATCTCGAAGCGGCCCGCAACTCCCGCCGGAAGGGTTGGTGGGAGAGCTACGACTCGGAGGCGTTGCCCGACTGGTTCTCCCCGTTCGTCGGTCTCGAGCAGGGTGCTTCCCAGATCCGGACCTACGAGGCCCAGCTGATCCCTGGACTTCTGCAAACCAGTGATTACGCGAACGCACTGCTACGCCGCAGCACGATGGAGCGCAGTGAACACGAGAGGGAAGCCTCGGCCCGGTTTCGGATGACTCGTCAATCAGTCTTCGACCGCGAGAGCCCACCACGACTGTGGGCGGTACTGGACGAAGCCGTCCTGCGGCGCCTCGTAGGCAGCCGGGAGACCATGCGATTCCAGCTCGAACGTCTCGCGAGCGCCACCCATGACCCCAAGATCACCGTCCAAGTGCTCCCCTTCACCACTGGAGCTCATCCGGGCATGACAGGTCCCTTCACCATGTTGGGCTTCCCCTGGGAGCACGACCCCGGCGTGGTTTTCCTGGAATACCGTTCGGGTGCGCTCTACCTCGAGGAAGCTCATGCGATCGAAAGTCACACCGTGGCTTTCGAACACCTCTGTGCCCTCGCTCTGTCACCGGACGAATCCGTCGACATGATCCGAACCATCGCGAAGGAGTTCTCGGATGACGAACACTGA
- a CDS encoding MFS transporter: MAARNRTEPGRTTYGDVFVNPEFRTVVVGNLLMLLAETLRTLALSVLVFDATDSALLSAVTFGAGFVPQAIGGSTLTALADRLRPRRLLVAYDLLQTAVTGVLAAVWLPVWAVLVLVATAGTFAPLRSATTGALLPEVLAGDRYVLGRSIVQTVSSTVQIAGYAVGGVLVAFLSPRVALLLAACSYLVAAAIWRLGLRERAVRTPWLALRATVTETWRTNVGLLRGDRRIRGLLPAMWLPVAAVAGAEATLVAYAARAGLPEGSAGYLLAALPVGMVLGDVAVARMFRPATRARLALPLGLFKGVPLLAFAARPGLVTAMALLCVVGTCVAYSLPLQAAFAELVPEHLRGRGFGLSSSGLMTAQGLGTAAIGALASTIGPAAAITAAGGLAATAVILLRRSFTVARLLQTGP; encoded by the coding sequence ATGGCCGCGCGGAACCGAACCGAGCCCGGGCGCACCACGTACGGCGACGTCTTCGTCAACCCCGAGTTCCGGACCGTCGTGGTGGGCAACCTGCTCATGCTGCTGGCCGAGACGCTGCGGACCCTCGCGCTGTCCGTGCTGGTCTTCGACGCGACCGACTCGGCCCTGCTGAGCGCCGTGACCTTCGGCGCAGGGTTCGTCCCGCAGGCGATCGGTGGCAGCACGCTGACCGCCCTGGCCGATCGGCTGCGACCACGCAGGCTGCTCGTGGCCTACGACCTGCTGCAGACCGCGGTCACCGGGGTCCTGGCCGCGGTCTGGCTTCCCGTCTGGGCGGTGTTGGTGCTGGTGGCCACGGCCGGGACCTTCGCCCCGCTCCGGTCGGCCACGACCGGAGCCCTGCTGCCGGAGGTCCTGGCCGGAGACCGCTACGTGCTCGGGCGATCGATCGTTCAGACGGTCTCCTCGACCGTGCAGATCGCAGGCTACGCGGTGGGAGGCGTGCTGGTGGCGTTCCTGTCCCCGCGGGTCGCCCTGTTGCTCGCCGCCTGCAGCTACCTGGTGGCCGCGGCGATCTGGCGGCTGGGGCTGCGGGAGCGCGCCGTCCGCACGCCCTGGCTCGCGCTGCGGGCGACGGTCACCGAGACGTGGCGCACCAATGTCGGCCTGCTGCGCGGCGACCGACGCATTCGCGGGCTGCTGCCTGCGATGTGGCTGCCGGTCGCCGCCGTGGCCGGGGCCGAGGCCACGCTCGTCGCCTACGCCGCACGAGCCGGTCTTCCGGAGGGCAGCGCAGGCTATCTCCTCGCGGCGCTGCCGGTAGGCATGGTGCTCGGAGACGTGGCCGTCGCCCGGATGTTCCGTCCTGCCACGCGCGCACGCCTCGCCCTCCCGCTCGGACTGTTCAAGGGCGTGCCGCTGCTCGCCTTCGCCGCACGCCCCGGTCTGGTCACCGCGATGGCCCTGCTCTGCGTCGTGGGGACCTGCGTCGCCTACTCGCTGCCGCTGCAGGCGGCCTTCGCCGAACTCGTTCCCGAGCACCTGCGCGGACGAGGGTTCGGCCTGTCCAGCAGCGGGCTCATGACGGCCCAGGGGCTCGGCACCGCGGCGATCGGCGCTCTCGCCTCCACCATCGGACCGGCAGCGGCCATCACGGCAGCGGGCGGCCTGGCGGCGACGGCCGTCATCCTGCTGCGCCGATCGTTCACCGTCGCGCGGCTGCTTCAGACAGGCCCCTGA
- a CDS encoding DUF5313 family protein encodes MGKHRPNALQWVWYTFGGKLPAHLSEWVLHDVTCRTWVLRHFLRALTQLAPFCAVVLLLPGPLQIRVSSMILGLFVGLFYSMSAMIETNEHRLIKHGYPPGIGRETRAIHRDLRRTTREEARRRRQGY; translated from the coding sequence ATGGGAAAGCACAGGCCCAACGCGCTGCAATGGGTCTGGTACACGTTCGGCGGAAAACTGCCCGCACACCTGTCCGAGTGGGTGCTGCACGACGTCACCTGCCGGACCTGGGTACTGCGCCACTTCCTGCGCGCACTGACCCAGCTCGCCCCGTTCTGCGCCGTGGTTCTGCTGCTGCCCGGCCCGCTCCAGATCAGAGTGAGCTCGATGATCCTCGGACTGTTCGTCGGGCTGTTCTACTCGATGAGCGCCATGATCGAGACGAACGAACACCGGCTGATCAAGCACGGCTACCCGCCGGGAATCGGACGGGAGACCAGGGCCATCCACCGGGACCTCCGCAGGACCACCCGCGAGGAGGCGCGCAGGCGCAGGCAGGGGTACTGA
- a CDS encoding aspartate aminotransferase family protein, which produces MGANADSGAAEGEHARLARRRAAVLPSWLGTLYSEPIEIESGSGRHVHDAEGNRYLDFFGGILTTMTGHAVPEVTEAVTEQAGRILHSSTLYLNEPMIELAERVAELSDIEDPRVFFTTSGTEANDTALLLATAYRSSNQILALRNSYHGRSFASLSVTGNRAWSPSSLSPVQTSYVHGSRRRGTVLEGLDDAEFTAACVRDLEDVLDQLHGNVACLIAEPIQGVGGFAAPPDGLFARFKEVLDRHGILWISDEVQTGWGRTGEHFWGWQAHDANGAPDVVTFAKGIGNGLPIAGVVARGEVMDSVSANSISTFGGSPLTAAGALANLEYHRRNDLWGNAHRVGAVLRDELSAAESLPGVGEIRGKGLMLGVELLRPDGSPAPELAAETTEQARSRGLLIGKGGLEGNVLRIAPPLSLTEEEAVEGARILLEALRASGAGE; this is translated from the coding sequence ATGGGTGCCAACGCCGATTCCGGTGCGGCAGAGGGCGAACACGCGCGGCTGGCGCGGCGGCGCGCGGCGGTGCTGCCGTCCTGGCTCGGCACGCTGTACTCCGAGCCGATCGAGATCGAGAGCGGTTCGGGCAGACACGTCCACGACGCCGAGGGGAACCGCTACCTCGACTTCTTCGGCGGGATCCTGACGACCATGACCGGCCACGCCGTGCCGGAGGTGACCGAGGCCGTCACCGAGCAGGCGGGCAGGATCCTGCACTCGTCGACGCTGTACCTGAACGAGCCGATGATCGAGCTGGCAGAGCGGGTCGCTGAGCTGTCCGACATCGAGGACCCGCGGGTGTTCTTCACCACCAGCGGGACCGAGGCCAACGACACCGCTCTGCTGCTGGCCACGGCGTACCGCTCGTCCAACCAGATCCTGGCCCTGCGCAACAGCTACCACGGGCGTTCGTTCGCCTCGCTGTCGGTCACCGGCAACAGGGCCTGGTCACCGAGCAGCCTCTCGCCGGTGCAGACGAGCTACGTGCACGGCAGTCGCAGGCGCGGCACCGTGCTCGAGGGACTCGACGACGCCGAGTTCACCGCGGCCTGCGTGCGCGACCTCGAGGACGTGCTCGACCAGCTGCACGGCAACGTCGCCTGCCTGATCGCGGAGCCGATCCAGGGCGTGGGCGGTTTCGCCGCACCACCGGACGGTCTGTTCGCGCGCTTCAAGGAGGTGCTCGACCGGCACGGCATCCTCTGGATCAGCGACGAGGTGCAGACCGGCTGGGGGCGCACCGGTGAGCACTTCTGGGGCTGGCAGGCGCACGACGCGAACGGCGCGCCGGACGTCGTCACCTTCGCCAAGGGGATCGGAAACGGGCTGCCCATCGCGGGGGTGGTCGCCCGCGGGGAGGTGATGGACAGCGTCTCCGCGAACTCCATCTCCACCTTCGGCGGCAGTCCGCTGACCGCGGCGGGAGCCCTCGCCAATCTCGAGTACCACCGGCGCAACGATCTGTGGGGCAACGCCCACCGGGTCGGGGCCGTGCTGCGCGACGAACTGTCCGCCGCTGAGTCGTTGCCCGGTGTGGGCGAGATACGCGGCAAGGGGCTGATGCTCGGCGTCGAACTCCTCCGCCCGGACGGTTCGCCCGCGCCGGAGCTCGCCGCCGAGACGACCGAGCAGGCCCGCTCCCGCGGACTGTTGATCGGGAAGGGAGGCCTCGAGGGCAACGTGCTGCGGATAGCGCCGCCGCTGAGCCTGACGGAGGAGGAAGCCGTGGAAGGGGCGCGCATCCTGCTCGAGGCGCTGCGCGCGTCCGGGGCGGGCGAGTGA
- a CDS encoding methyltransferase domain-containing protein: MTQRGSSPLAEYRTFVTRAVREPSTIGAVLPSSPVLAREMAAVVPSTDRPVVVELGPGTGALSGAIAQRVPEGGRHIAVEVDPGMCEHLRSTCPGLEVIEGDAKRLGQLLADSGIRSVDAVVSGLPWSIFAGESQRRILREVGSVLAPGGGFTTIAYAHALGLPGARLFRRRLGSLFDEVITSRTVWRNVPPARVYVCRRPVPSER; this comes from the coding sequence GTGACCCAGCGCGGGAGCTCCCCGCTGGCCGAATACCGCACGTTCGTCACCAGAGCGGTGCGGGAGCCCTCCACCATCGGGGCGGTGCTGCCGAGCTCGCCGGTACTGGCCAGGGAGATGGCCGCCGTCGTGCCGAGCACCGACCGGCCGGTGGTCGTCGAACTGGGGCCGGGCACCGGCGCGCTCAGCGGGGCGATCGCACAGCGGGTTCCGGAGGGAGGACGGCACATAGCCGTCGAGGTGGACCCCGGCATGTGCGAGCACCTGCGCAGCACCTGCCCCGGGCTCGAGGTCATCGAGGGCGACGCGAAGCGCCTGGGGCAGCTGCTGGCCGACTCGGGAATCCGCTCGGTCGACGCGGTGGTCAGCGGACTGCCCTGGTCCATCTTCGCCGGTGAGTCGCAGCGGCGGATCCTGCGCGAGGTCGGGAGCGTGCTCGCTCCGGGCGGAGGTTTCACCACCATCGCCTACGCCCACGCGCTCGGTCTGCCGGGCGCCCGCCTGTTCCGCCGCAGGCTGGGATCGCTCTTCGACGAGGTGATCACCTCGCGCACCGTGTGGCGCAACGTGCCGCCCGCGCGGGTCTACGTCTGCCGCAGGCCCGTTCCGTCCGAGCGGTGA
- a CDS encoding glycosyltransferase family 39 protein, with amino-acid sequence MSTFLAGRADGLDRAESGRAVGPAFARGPVLALGCATGVLLLLLSGRYGYLSDELYFLAAGKYYPDWGYMDQQPLVPLLARWSDAAFPGSLVALRVLPALLTVLGVLVTALIAREFGGDRRAQTLAAAAYALSPWLLLSGHWLAAATLAPPVWGLVLWLVLRWTRLHRLGRRRDRLLLAAASLVAVGVQTKFQILVLCVMLLLAVLCFGPRALLRRPALWAGAALVAVTAAPTLIWQHRNGWPALDMGAVVASETNRLLFVPNALLYSGVVVGAVLCCYGFWRLLRGPEFHEYRYLGWTVLGVAGFYLIAGGRPNYPAGVFGLLFAAAAVGLQHRRAAQRRARFRWVPWVVYPISALLPLAMLPVYPLSLLAEHPGAVNYSRMYETGWPELARTTAAAYARLPAELRAETVVVGSSYPIAAALDVHGRKLGLPRAYSPHRGYWFFGAPPDSARAMIYVGGRDPLTRHFHERRRMATVPSDHDVVNIARGVPVTLYTEPDTPWSELWPRAREF; translated from the coding sequence GTGTCCACCTTCCTGGCGGGCAGGGCGGACGGACTTGATCGCGCGGAGTCCGGCAGAGCGGTGGGACCCGCCTTCGCCCGCGGCCCCGTGCTGGCGCTGGGGTGTGCCACCGGGGTGCTGTTGCTGCTGCTCAGCGGACGTTACGGCTACCTCTCCGACGAGCTGTACTTCCTCGCCGCGGGCAAGTACTACCCGGACTGGGGGTACATGGACCAGCAGCCGCTGGTCCCGCTGCTCGCCCGCTGGAGCGACGCCGCGTTCCCCGGCTCGCTGGTGGCCCTGCGCGTCCTGCCCGCGCTGCTGACCGTGCTCGGTGTCCTCGTCACCGCGCTGATCGCCAGGGAGTTCGGCGGTGATCGCCGTGCGCAGACCCTGGCCGCTGCCGCGTACGCGCTCTCACCCTGGTTGCTGCTCAGCGGCCACTGGCTGGCCGCGGCCACGCTGGCTCCTCCGGTGTGGGGGCTCGTGCTGTGGCTGGTTCTGCGCTGGACCCGGCTGCACCGTCTCGGGCGCAGACGGGACCGGCTGCTGCTCGCCGCCGCGTCGCTCGTGGCGGTCGGGGTTCAGACGAAGTTCCAGATACTCGTCCTCTGCGTGATGCTGTTGCTCGCCGTGCTCTGCTTCGGACCACGGGCGCTGCTGCGCAGACCGGCGCTGTGGGCCGGTGCCGCGCTCGTCGCGGTGACCGCCGCCCCCACGCTGATCTGGCAGCACCGCAACGGTTGGCCCGCGCTGGACATGGGAGCCGTGGTCGCCTCCGAGACGAACCGGTTGCTGTTCGTGCCGAACGCGCTGCTGTACTCCGGTGTCGTGGTCGGAGCGGTGCTGTGCTGCTACGGGTTCTGGAGGTTGCTGCGCGGTCCCGAGTTCCACGAGTACCGGTATCTCGGCTGGACGGTGCTGGGGGTGGCGGGCTTCTACCTGATCGCCGGCGGCAGGCCGAACTACCCCGCGGGCGTGTTCGGACTGCTGTTCGCCGCGGCCGCCGTGGGGTTGCAGCACCGCAGGGCGGCACAGCGGAGGGCCCGTTTCCGATGGGTCCCCTGGGTGGTGTACCCGATCTCGGCGCTGCTGCCGCTGGCGATGCTTCCCGTCTACCCGCTTTCGCTGCTCGCCGAGCACCCGGGAGCGGTCAACTACAGCCGCATGTACGAGACGGGCTGGCCCGAGCTCGCCCGCACCACGGCCGCCGCCTACGCCCGGTTGCCCGCCGAGCTGCGCGCGGAGACCGTGGTGGTCGGATCGAGCTACCCGATAGCGGCGGCGCTGGACGTGCACGGCAGGAAACTGGGGCTGCCCCGCGCCTACAGCCCGCACCGGGGGTACTGGTTCTTCGGGGCACCACCGGACTCGGCACGGGCCATGATCTACGTGGGCGGCCGGGACCCGTTGACCCGCCACTTCCACGAACGACGGCGCATGGCCACGGTTCCCAGCGACCACGACGTGGTCAACATCGCGCGCGGTGTGCCGGTCACGCTGTACACGGAACCGGACACCCCCTGGTCCGAGTTGTGGCCCCGGGCCAGGGAGTTCTGA
- a CDS encoding TetR/AcrR family transcriptional regulator, whose amino-acid sequence MIGRDAAEPVGTPPESGSGRRAQLLSIAAELFARRGFAATTVREVAESAGILSGSLYHHFESKEAMVDEILRAYLDEQLAAFRRTVEAGGDPRSRLEGLIRASFTVLRRHRWAVAILHNEIGHLAGLERFAYLEQVNREFELIWIRVLREGRSRGIFRAELNPRLTHRFIRDSIASVVRWYNPRGRMSAQTIAEQYIRIFCDGVVVTGAA is encoded by the coding sequence ATGATCGGCCGAGACGCAGCGGAACCAGTCGGAACACCTCCGGAGAGCGGTTCCGGACGCAGGGCGCAGTTGCTGTCCATCGCGGCCGAGCTGTTCGCCAGGCGTGGTTTCGCGGCGACGACGGTGCGCGAGGTAGCCGAGAGCGCGGGAATCCTGTCCGGCAGCCTGTACCACCACTTCGAGTCGAAGGAGGCGATGGTCGACGAGATACTGCGTGCCTACCTCGACGAGCAGCTCGCTGCCTTCCGGAGGACGGTGGAGGCGGGCGGTGACCCGCGTTCCCGACTCGAGGGGCTGATCCGCGCGTCCTTCACCGTGCTGCGTCGGCACCGCTGGGCGGTGGCGATCCTGCACAACGAGATCGGACATCTCGCCGGGCTCGAGCGGTTCGCCTACCTCGAGCAGGTGAACAGGGAGTTCGAACTGATCTGGATCCGGGTGCTGCGTGAGGGGCGGAGTCGCGGGATCTTCCGGGCCGAACTCAACCCGAGGCTGACGCACCGGTTCATCCGCGACTCGATAGCCTCGGTTGTGCGCTGGTACAACCCGCGGGGACGCATGAGCGCGCAGACGATCGCCGAACAGTACATCCGGATCTTCTGCGACGGTGTGGTGGTGACCGGAGCGGCCTGA
- a CDS encoding 2-oxoacid:acceptor oxidoreductase subunit alpha, protein MVATNGQRPAGQAESGPDEQADTPRKANRVVIRFAGDSGDGMQLTGDRFTSEAAAFGNDLATLPNYPAEIRAPAGTLPGVSSFQLHFADYDILTPGDRPDVLVAMNPAALKANLGDLSDGATVVVNTDEFTKRNLKKVGYETSPLDSEELDRFTVHRVAMSELTKGAVAETGLTRKEAERCKNMFALGLLSWMYSRPTEDTERFLREKFAGKPQVAEANVLAFRAGWNYGETTESFAVTYEVAAASLPEGTYRQVTGNLALAYGLVSAGQRSELPVFLGSYPITPASDVLHEMAKHKNFGVTTFQAEDEIAGVGAALGAAFGGSLGVTTTSGPGLALKSETIGLAVALELPLLVCDIQRGGPSTGLPTKTEQADLLQALYGRNGESPVAVLAPRSPADCFDIALEAARIALTYRTPVLLLSDGATANGSEPWLIPDVNELPDLRVSFATETNAPDGSGEFWPYVRDPETLARDWAVPGTPGLEHRVGGLEKVDGKGSISYDPDNHDEMVRLRQRKIDGVEVPEMPVDDPSGRARVLVLGWGSSYGPIGAACRRVRQRGMEIAQAHLRYLNPMPSNLGDVLAAYDRVIVPEMNTGQLAMLLRSRYLVDARSYTKVAGLPFQAEELENVLSDVVQGSEL, encoded by the coding sequence GTGGTGGCGACGAACGGGCAACGACCCGCGGGACAGGCGGAGTCCGGTCCCGACGAGCAGGCGGACACGCCGCGCAAGGCGAATCGTGTGGTGATTCGGTTCGCCGGTGATTCGGGTGACGGTATGCAGCTGACCGGTGATCGTTTCACGTCGGAGGCCGCGGCGTTCGGGAACGACCTGGCCACGCTGCCGAACTACCCGGCCGAGATTCGTGCGCCAGCGGGAACGTTGCCGGGGGTGTCGAGTTTCCAGCTGCACTTCGCCGACTACGACATCCTCACTCCGGGGGATCGGCCGGACGTGCTGGTGGCGATGAACCCGGCGGCGTTGAAGGCCAATCTCGGTGACCTGTCCGACGGGGCGACGGTGGTGGTCAACACCGACGAGTTCACCAAGCGCAACCTGAAGAAGGTGGGCTACGAGACGTCCCCGCTCGACTCGGAGGAGCTGGATCGCTTCACGGTGCACCGGGTGGCGATGAGCGAGCTCACCAAGGGTGCGGTGGCCGAGACGGGGTTGACCCGCAAGGAGGCCGAGCGGTGCAAGAACATGTTCGCGCTCGGCCTGCTTTCGTGGATGTACTCGCGGCCCACGGAGGACACGGAACGGTTCCTGCGGGAGAAGTTCGCGGGCAAGCCGCAGGTGGCCGAGGCGAACGTGCTGGCGTTTCGGGCCGGCTGGAACTACGGCGAGACCACCGAGTCGTTCGCGGTGACCTACGAGGTGGCTGCCGCGAGTCTTCCGGAGGGCACGTATCGGCAGGTCACGGGCAATCTGGCCCTGGCCTACGGGCTGGTCAGCGCCGGGCAGCGCAGTGAGCTCCCGGTGTTTTTGGGCAGTTACCCGATCACGCCGGCCTCGGACGTGCTGCACGAGATGGCCAAGCACAAGAACTTCGGTGTGACCACGTTCCAGGCCGAGGACGAGATCGCCGGTGTGGGGGCGGCTCTGGGAGCCGCGTTCGGCGGTTCGCTGGGTGTGACGACCACCTCGGGGCCGGGACTGGCGTTGAAGTCGGAAACGATCGGCTTGGCCGTCGCGTTGGAGCTGCCGCTGCTGGTGTGCGACATCCAGCGTGGTGGGCCGTCGACGGGGCTGCCGACCAAGACCGAGCAGGCCGACTTGCTGCAGGCGTTGTACGGGCGTAACGGTGAGTCACCGGTGGCGGTGCTGGCCCCGCGGTCGCCGGCGGACTGCTTCGACATCGCCCTGGAGGCCGCGCGGATCGCGCTGACCTACCGCACCCCGGTGCTGTTGTTGTCGGACGGGGCCACCGCCAACGGGTCCGAACCCTGGTTGATCCCGGACGTGAACGAGTTGCCCGATCTGCGGGTGTCCTTCGCGACCGAGACCAACGCCCCGGACGGTTCGGGTGAGTTCTGGCCGTACGTGCGGGATCCGGAAACGCTGGCCCGCGACTGGGCGGTGCCGGGCACGCCGGGGCTGGAGCACCGTGTCGGCGGGCTGGAGAAGGTCGACGGCAAGGGCAGTATTTCCTACGACCCGGACAACCACGACGAGATGGTGCGGCTGCGACAGCGCAAGATCGACGGTGTCGAGGTGCCCGAGATGCCCGTGGACGACCCGAGCGGGCGTGCCCGGGTGTTGGTGCTGGGCTGGGGCTCCTCCTACGGGCCGATCGGGGCCGCCTGCCGCCGGGTGCGCCAACGTGGGATGGAGATCGCGCAGGCGCATCTGCGGTATCTGAACCCGATGCCGTCCAACCTGGGTGACGTGCTGGCCGCCTACGACCGGGTGATCGTGCCGGAGATGAACACCGGCCAGCTGGCGATGCTGTTGCGGTCGCGGTACCTGGTGGACGCGCGGTCCTACACCAAGGTCGCCGGGTTGCCGTTCCAGGCCGAGGAACTGGAGAACGTGCTGTCCGATGTGGTGCAGGGGAGCGAACTGTGA
- a CDS encoding 2-oxoacid:ferredoxin oxidoreductase subunit beta, whose translation MTTDLGFPTDGLAEVPASGADLSAKDFTSDQEVRWCPGCGDYAVLAAVRGFLPELGIAREKTVFVSGIGCSARFPYYMNTYGMHSIHGRAPTIATGLATTRPDLNVWVVTGDGDGLSIGGNHLVHALRRNVNITILLFNNRIYGLTKGQYSPTSDQGMVTKSTPAGSVDTPFNPVSLALGAEAGFVARTLDSDRAHLTETLRAAAAHRGSSLVEIYQNCPIFNDGAFDVLKDSDEKQRRLIQLRHDQPITFGPEHERCGVVRDENGELQVAKLSEVDEHELVTHDAHRDDTSHAFALSRLGGQHLDPTVTGVFRQVSRPTYDDQARAQLSEAAENKPPDLQKLLNGSNTWTI comes from the coding sequence GTGACGACGGATCTAGGGTTTCCCACCGACGGGCTGGCCGAGGTGCCTGCCAGTGGTGCGGACTTGTCGGCGAAGGACTTCACCAGCGACCAGGAGGTTCGCTGGTGCCCCGGCTGCGGGGACTACGCGGTGCTGGCTGCGGTGCGCGGTTTTCTGCCCGAGCTGGGCATCGCCAGGGAGAAGACCGTGTTCGTGTCCGGGATCGGCTGCTCGGCCCGTTTCCCCTACTACATGAACACCTACGGGATGCACTCCATCCACGGGCGAGCCCCGACCATCGCGACCGGGTTGGCCACCACGCGGCCGGACCTGAACGTGTGGGTGGTCACCGGTGACGGGGACGGGCTGTCGATCGGGGGCAACCATCTCGTGCACGCGTTGCGCCGCAACGTCAACATCACCATCCTGCTGTTCAACAACCGCATCTACGGGCTGACCAAGGGGCAGTACTCGCCGACCAGTGACCAGGGCATGGTCACCAAGTCCACCCCGGCCGGTTCGGTGGACACCCCGTTCAACCCGGTCTCGTTGGCACTGGGGGCCGAAGCCGGCTTCGTGGCCCGCACGCTGGACTCCGATCGGGCGCATCTGACCGAGACCCTGCGGGCGGCCGCCGCACACCGTGGGTCCTCGTTGGTCGAGATCTACCAGAACTGCCCGATCTTCAACGACGGCGCCTTCGACGTGCTCAAGGACTCCGACGAGAAGCAGCGCAGGCTGATCCAGCTGCGCCACGACCAGCCCATCACCTTCGGTCCGGAACACGAACGCTGCGGCGTGGTCCGCGACGAGAACGGCGAACTGCAGGTCGCGAAGCTCTCCGAGGTCGACGAGCACGAACTCGTGACCCACGACGCCCACCGCGACGACACCAGTCACGCCTTCGCCCTGTCCCGCCTCGGCGGCCAGCACCTCGACCCCACGGTCACGGGAGTGTTCCGCCAGGTCTCCCGGCCCACCTACGACGATCAAGCCAGGGCCCAGCTGAGCGAGGCCGCCGAAAACAAGCCCCCCGACCTGCAAAAACTCCTCAACGGAAGCAACACCTGGACAATCTGA